A genomic window from Silene latifolia isolate original U9 population chromosome Y, ASM4854445v1, whole genome shotgun sequence includes:
- the LOC141632105 gene encoding uncharacterized protein LOC141632105 — protein sequence MIDEIKSLGLLHNIHVQVAQHFPKRGLGEQMLRCAQSGNFRMRKKSFVSSKRSYTGTIKCQCPFSLKCVKQEDGIWKVLVLNGYHNHNLAKRTRALNASTKEDIVRMTTNKIGVSNILIDLGNKGINVTHSLKFLKAYPYVLIADCTYKTNKYKMPVLEVIGVTPVHKNFSVFFAFLQNEQETAYDWAFKCLAKLLDSNEPIVFVTDRETALINAIEMHFPSASLLLCRRHIEKNVEAWVKRNYYGNAILGEVFAKGKWTQMVRSTTVEEFIANEELMYTTYSYIPGLRKYCKETWIDKYKERFVSAWTNNVLHFGNVTTNRVESAHAALKRLLRTSVGGFDTVFETIHQLVTLQIRKIDEDLETSLSKELHVSRAMSVYRRLSFNVTHHAITTIDRQFKKGNCNGCAITITHGLPCTCDINRLLNTDGCIELDSIHPFWKTLYIGNRSEDDNNDTLLQEKNKLSKLVDVVLNRDIEMMRKVSEFVENLLHPINIIDSKVKKTRGRPKKTSVTRPTAAATNVSKNIPNLNIPQRMNCPQVTRPTAAATNVSKDIPDLNIPHYMPSPQWIIDWVDVDGDGNCGYRAVAQEIYGDEHRWPTVRRDMVDELEKNRHIYIRLYGGEMEVNKLIKRISWWKRDEDVPVIHWMDADMGFIIANCYDAIFTCLSPTNSFTSLPVTRTSAISQGQKQIISIVRLKNGSPLPTMHPLWRYHADKNRIPEFKKIEEKIISFQSQGPQFGEASPAKTISSST from the exons ATGATAGATGAAATTAAATCACTGGGTTTGTTACATAATATTCATGTCCAAGTTGCGCAACATTTTCCAAAACGTGGTTTGGGGGAGCAAATGCTTAGGTGTGCCCAATCTGGAAACTTCCGTATGCGCAAAAAATCCTTCGTGTCATCTAAGAGATCTTATACGGGAACCATCAAATGTCAATGCCCGTTTAGTTTGAAATGTGTTAAACAAGAGGACGGTATATGGAAAGTACTTGTTTTAAACGGGTATCACAACCATAACCTTGCTAAAAGAACACGTGCTTTGAATGCAAGTACCAAGGAGGATATTGTGAGAATGACAACCAATAAAATTGGTGTTTCCAACATACTGATTGACTTGGGTAACAAGGGTATTAACGTCACTC ATTCGCTTAAATTTTTGAAGGCTTATCCCTATGTCCTTATTGCTGATTGTACGTATAAAACCAACAAATATAAGATGCCTGTGTTAGAAGTAATTGGAGTGACACCGGTTCATAagaatttttctgttttctttgCGTTTCTCCAAAATGAGCAAGAAACGGCATATGATTGGGCTTTCAAATGTTTGGCTAAGCTGTTAGACTCGAATGAGCCAATTGTGTTTGTAACTGATAGGGAGACGGCATTAATCAATGCTATTGAAATGCATTTCCCAAGTGCTAGTCTTTTATTATGTAGACGTCATATAGAGAAAAATGTTGAAGCCTGGGTTAAAAGAAACTACTATGGTAATGCTATACTTGGTGAAGTTTTTGCAAAAGGGAAGTGGACACAAATGGTCAGATCAACAACTGTAGAGGAGTTTATAGCAAATGAGGAGTTAATGTATACAACTTACAGTTATATTCCTGGTTTGCGAAAATATTGTAAGGAAACATGGATTGACAAGTATAAGGAGCGATTTGTATCAGCTTGGACAAATAACGTGCTACACTTTGGGAATGTTACCACCAACAG GGTTGAGAGTGCACATGCAGCACTAAAACGACTTTTACGTACATCTGTGGGTGGTTTTGACACTGTCTTTGAAACGATTCATCAATTAGTCACCCTTCAGATCAGAAAAATAGATGAGGATTTAGAGACCTCCTTGAGTAAGGAGCTTCATGTTAGTCGTGCTATGAGTGTGTATCGTAGGCTGTCTTTCAATGTGACACATCATGCAATTACGACTATTGATCGACAATTCAAAAAGGGTAATTGTAATGGATGTGCTATTACGATAACACATGGTCTTCCTTGCACATGTGACATTAATCGTCTTCTTAACACAG ATGGGTGTATTGAACTCGATTCAATTCACCCATTTTGGAAGACTCTATATATAGGGAACAGATCGGAGGACGACAACAATGATACGCTCTTGCAAGAGAAGAATAAGTTGAGTAAACTTGTAGACGTGGTGCTAAATCGTGATATTGAAATGATGAGAAAAGTTTCTGAATTTGTAGAGAACTTGTTGCATCCTATTAATATTATTGACTCGAAAGTTAAAAAGACACGCGGACGACCAAAGAAGACTTCG GTCACTAGACCCACGGCCGCAGCTACTAATGTTTCAAAAAACATTCCCAATCTAAATATACCACAACGTATGAATTGTCCACAG GTCACTAGACCCACAGCCGCAGCTACTAATGTTTCAAAAGACATTCCTGATTTAAACATACCACATTATATGCCGTCTCCACAA TGGATAATTGATTGGGTGGATGTCGATGGCGATGGGAACTGTGGGTATCGTGCAGTTGCTCAAGAGATTTATGGTGATGAACATAGGTGGCCAACAGTTAGACGTGATATGGTGGATGAGTTAGAAAAAAATAGACATATTTATATAAGATTATATGGAGGCGAAATGGAGGTCAACAAATTGATTAAGAGAATTTCATGGTGGAAAAGAGATGAAGATGTACCAGTGATACATTGGATGGATGCCGATATGGGATTCATCATAGCTAATTGCTATGATGCAATTTTCACATGTTTGTCACCTACGAATAGTTTTACAAGCTTACCGGTGACGCGAACGAGTGCAATATCACAGGGGCAGAAACAAATAATTTCCATT GTGCGTCTTAAAAATGGGTCACCATTACCAACCATGCACCCGCTTTGGAGATATCATGCTGACAAGAATAGAATTCCCGAGTTCAAGAAAATTGAGGAAAAAATAATATCTTTTCAATCTCAAGGACCACAATTTGGAGAAGCTTCTCCGGCAAAGACCATATCATCTTCCACATAA